In Citrus sinensis cultivar Valencia sweet orange chromosome 3, DVS_A1.0, whole genome shotgun sequence, the sequence TAGGACTGTaggtattacaattaatatttacacacaGATTCTACAATTGGGACCTTCATCGTGGTATGTACTCCTCTGAAGCGCTacccaaattcttcaaactctctcaaatattcgagagctgtccactctactcacatttcgtgaggAATAGACTGgctctatttaattatgtgataaTTGAGTAAGGATTGTAAATAAGTCTCATAAATACTTTTATGGAGGCTCGAATCTTTACACTCATTATTCTAAGTGCAAGGGCTCTCCCATTGAACCAAAGATCCATTGGTGTCATAATGGTTGATTATTATGAGAGGGATACAAAGTACAAACTGCTACACCTTACTGCCCAGctacttttgagttaaccaCACACCTGACTGAACATTGCTAAAGACACTTTAATTTGAACGTACATCCTAATTTAGGATACTAGGAGCACAACGTGCAACTGGCACGCACACAAGATCCTGTGCTCTTGGAGATGATAATCCTGGGCGTTCAGACATATCAACCACACCATCGGGACTCGTtactttgaaattgaaacaCTGAATCATAGCTGCTAGAGTTGTCGGCAACTCTTGCATGGCTAAAGAAAGGCCAGGGCAGCCTCTTCTCCCAGTGCCAAATGGCAGCAATTGGTAATGCAATCCCCTAACATCAATCTCACTATTTTACTGTGATAAGAATCGTTCTGGCTGAAATTCCAATGGGTTCTTCCAAATTTTGGGGTCCCTACCCATGGACCAAAGGTTCACAAACAACAGAGTGCCTTTAGGAATTATGTAGTTGCCAATTTTACAGTCTTCTAGTGCCCTCCTGTTAAGCAATGGAATTGGAGGATGAAGCCGAAATGATTCTTTAATGATGGCCTGAATATAGGGGAGATGAGGAACGTCAGATTCTTGAACAAGCCTGTTTCTTCCAAAAACTTGATCAATCTCTTGCTGTGCTTTCTGAAGCACCATTGGATGGTTTATGAGCTCTGCTAATGCCCATTCCACTGTCATGGATGAAGTGTCTGTGCCAGCTGTGAGGAAATCCTGGACAGATAGCAACAAAGATGCTAcatgtttggtaaaaatattctaaaaaaaatatgtgttgCTTCCTATTAATCAAAAGCAACAAGACATCTGTTAGAACAAGGAGATTCATTGCTATAAAgataagatttatttatttattatttatttttttgttagagTTTTTAAGTTGATGCTTTTGTTAAAGATTTGATTTATGGTCCATTTGGTACTATTATTGAgtagttgtaacttaaaaatcatGGTAAACACTTATAGCTGTGAATTTTTGTTAATGTGATTTTATCCActgattatttgataaaaaaaaagaaacttaaaatatttactagttttgtcacaaatatattaaaattatatttatgtcaaattttatttcacaactataatttctttttgacaCCTCAGTATTAAACAAACCCTTGATTTAGATATGAGAGTATGAGACCTCTAATAGGCTTTGATCATATTCACACTTAAGATGTGGTAGCTACTAAATAGGTCCATAGGAATGGGAGcaccaaaatacaaataattactcaaattattttaaaagtattaCACCATTTCACCGTCAATTGCATTAATGacacattaataattaatgcatTTATGCCACACCGATGAAGACAGAGTACAATTGACAACAtatattagttaaatataaatgaCCATTTTTAAAGATGATGTTAAAAGAGACAAATATAGGtaatttgcattgattaagAAGCATCTTTTTTGGGAGACgtctttgtaaaattaaatataggtAATATGAATCCAGTAACTTTTGAACCgcaaaaaatagagaaaagaaACCAAAGTACAAAAATGGTATATTCCTAAACAAATGAACAGAGAccttatttatcaaataataataataaataatagtcTTGCTAACTTACATCTACTATAATTTACATCaacttaaaattgatttttttttaatatcactCAATTGTTACTtgtcaaacaattaaaaacttacagaaaattaattttgagtaAGTTGTAAGATAAAAACAATGTAACTTAGCAGCCGTaacaaaaacattaataacagtaaatatataaataaagcaAGTGAAACATGACTTACCAAAAATAGGGCTTTGATGTGATCTCTAGTTAACTTGATCTCCGAATTCTGATTCTCCAGAACATCGAGCAAAATATCAAGCAAATCCTTCACTTTCTCTTCACtttccttcttctccttcctTAATTTTTCACGATTTGTTATGATATTCTCCAGCAACGAATCGAACCGTCGATGAATATCCTTGAATCTCCTGCGAAAACCCTGAATATCAAAGCTTTTGAAAATCCAAATAATGTCAGAGCTATTAAACTCGCCAAAAATTTCAGTCACTTCACGAGCCAGGGTTCTACACTCTTCAGCCTGGCCCCCCTTTCCTGAACATCTAATGCTCAACATCATTTGAgatattatattgtttgtaaatttcaaCAATTCATCTGTAATATTAACACTTCCGCCAGATTTAGACTTCTCAAATAGAAACCGAATAAGCTCGTGCAACTCATTTGTTCGAATAGGAAGAAACTGGAGAAGGGTTCTGCTGCCCAAGAGCTCAACTGTGGTCAGCTTTTTCATGAATTGCCAATATGGGCCGTTGggagcaaaagcaaaagaagagTTATATGTAAGGCATTCAATGGCGGCAGAGCTGTTCCGGGCGGCAAAAGTAACATCATTTGTTTTGAGAAGCTCTTTGGTTACATCAGGAGAAGAAGTTACAACACCTAGGACAGAGCCTATGCGTATGGACATCAAGGGGCCATAGCGAGTTGAAAGCTTGTGAAAAGAATGGTGAAGGGAAGGGCCGAGGAGATGGAGGTGCCCGACGATCGGCAAGGCCCACGGGCTCGGTGGCAGTCGCCGTGAGTGTTTGATGGCTTTCAGCACGAGGGCGGACAAGATGAAGAGGGAAGCATAAAAAATCAGTGGTTGAAGTGTCATGGCTAGAAAAGATCTCTAGGCTTCTTGGTCACTGCCATTGAGATGAGTGGACAACATGCATTTATAGATGCTTCAATCATGGGAAATTTCAGCAACATGCCTAATATTGTTTTCAATGTAATTATaccttttgaaaataatgcaaaaaataacaataaattatgaCTCATGAGACCCcatgtgttttacttttactCTTCAAGTTACGTAAGTAGTGACTAGTTATAGAAGCAGTGACTTAGCAAATGTGGGCACATTGGCAGCCCATGCATTAGTTAGGCCGGCAACTTCTGCCCATGAACTTTCAAGTCTttgcaaaacaaaacataaattgagtaaatagaatataaaattagtaaatataagataaaataagtaaatgaacATATGAATATTAAATTGGTATATTACcagtaaacaaaaaattttgtagatgtaatataaaacttgtaaatcaatatatataaagtataaaaataaaacataaattgtgGAAATAGAATATAAGACTTATAAATAGaatgtaaaataagtaaattaacataagaatggtaaattgatgtattattggtaaacaaaacaaaaacttataagtataatataaaatttgtaaatcaacattaagtgtaaaataaaacgtAAATGATGTAAATAGAATATAAGACTTATAAATGAAAgttaaattaagtaaattaatatatgagtagtaaattaatttatcattggtaaataaaacaaaaacttttcaatagaacataaaatttgtaaattaacattaagtgtaagataaaacataaattaaataagtaaaagataagacttgtaaatagaatataaaacaagtaaattaatatatgagtGGTAAAATGatgtattattggtaaataaaacataaacctACCGATGTAACATgaaacttataaatcaacatcaagagtaaattaaaaacataaattaagtaaataaaacataagatttgtgaatagaaagtaaaacaagtaaattaatttagaagtggtaaaataatgtattattggtaaacaaaacataaaCTTACAGATATatcataaaacttataaatcaacattaagtgtaaaataacatataaattatgtaaatgaaatagaagacttgtaaatgaaatgttaaaaatgtaaatattataagaGTTATTGAAACAActaaaaacttacaaatgtaaaataaaaactcattataataatcaccttatatatttactgtttttatttctacttttgaataatgataattttaggTTTATGTAATACATTTGATGATATATGTGAAATTAACTtgttctcaaaatcaaaatttgaaaatttttcatatttgtaaGATATGTGATTTACATTCTTCTAAACCTTCTCAACAACATCCGCAAATGAACTTTTAGTATAAGTAAGAAGCAAAGTTTAAAAGTACATGAAATACGTATAAAACTAGAAATTAAATCCAAATTTACTGATATTTGATATGTGTCTAGTAATATAAGaatgtctttttattttgttttgtcttgattcacatcaagaaaaataattttacttaattaacttgtatagtaaacaaataacatgatagaaaaaaaaaattatatatatcctAGCATGAATATAGAATTTATGGTTAAACCAATTTAATGAATCTTATTCTAAATgttttcaatataattttttgttttcaattgatgattaattttttccttgcttaaataaataaactattattaaattaaattaaattttaatgtcggttttacaaattttatgttatttttatcaatatttattttgtttgcaaTTTTAAAGCACCATTATACTGctgttatattaatttacgAAGGAAtcttttcaattatttcatgGTCATCAGGGAGCTTGCTACGGTACATTGTCTGTTACGTACACTGCCAATGGTGGAAGGACCCACGTGCACAGGAGAGAGAAATTGCTTTACCAAATGCACCCTTTGTGGAGCTGGCTAAGGAGCAGCTGTCAGGTACAGCGTCTGCAACGTAGCCTTATCCAGTCATCAGTTATtgttaggggtgggcaaaaaaaccgtagtgttaaaaaaatcgaaccgaatcgacggttttttttaattcggttcggttttttttaaaaaaccgaATATACCGTTTGTAAAAAAAACCGAAATGTCGGTTCGGTATTCGGTTCACTTAGCCGAACCGAAAAAccgaattattttttgattttatttaaattaaacatgtgttaataattttattcaaataaaacatgtgttatttctctttataacattatgatcatgtttatatagatggagtattggagtttggttatgtattttgaaattttaatatttcatattttgggagtatcttattaatagttagtaagatattagtgataaaatgtgttttgaatactttgtatttattgttaatatttgtaataaaattaggataaattaattgttgagaaaaattattacattcatgagGACCAATGggctaaaaaattaaaaattaaaaataggcCCAATAGGCTCAGAAccgaaaaaaccgaaccgaaccgaaccgatccgaaAAGAACCgtttgagttcggttcttattcggttctttttataaaataaccgatttaaatcggttctacttaatttcaaatcgaaccgaaccaaaccgaactgtgcccacccctagttaTTGCGGTAGCTAACCTAAAATTCGGATCTGACTAGATCTACATTATCTTCAGTCTTTTACCTGTTGGTCTCCTGTTTGACATTTCGGCAGTTGGCACTCCATTGCAATTTCATTTACTTGTAAGTGAagctattatttttaattctctttattttcatatggAGCATGAGCTAATGTcgtattaagaaaataaagatttaaatgTGATGAATCAAATTCCTAGGATGCTTTGTTTCTACGTTTGTGGCATCCTCATAAATTACTATGATGTGGGGGCTTGGTTTGGGAAATCACGTATTTCCGGCAAAATTAGCAGAGTTTGCCTTGAGGTCAAGTAATAGTATTTGGATTTGACCGAATGGTTAAGTTAACATATTGTTAAGTTAGGTTTGACCAAAAAGATACTGAATTTGACTCCCTTAAAAGTGAATACACGCAAAGCGAATTTCGAGGCTCGTCTTTGATCTGTATAAACGCCAAAAAGAtgaggttttcttttttaagttacactccaatttattgatatctacaataacataaatttactcataaataaattttgttatataatttCGATGttaagatttaaaatgaactgttctatttttaaatatttaaaacaattaacttccaaaatactcacaaaatgacactacaagaaaaatgaccTACGATGACAGGTACATGTGTGACGGTTCTTAGCCTAAGTCTCTTATTTTACAGAAATATGACAGActtgtgataaaaaaattttatgtcaatAAAATACGATAAAATtgtgataaaaatttgttctatcataataataagaatgatttgtgataaatatttagattatcataaattaatgactAGTCTATGATAGTGAtttgacttaaaattttaaaatgattttgtcaaaaaagataaatcaaaaatgaaaaaaaaaagaaatggtaGCGTTTagagaaaaagcaaataacaatGAATAAACACAAAACACTTCATAtcggtttttttttcccaagtGTTCATCCAAAACTCAAACATCTCTCACCCTCACACGGTTTCACTCTCGTAACAACCTATCGCCTCAAACCCTTACATTAGTAACAGCGTTGATTTTGTCTCATGTCTCGGCATCGATTTGCCTTGTCACCCGCCATCGATTTGGCCATCATCGAGATCCACATGAGGAACCCACTGAACGTGTGCTGCCACCGTTGCATTTCAAAACCCTAACTGAAAACCCACCATTGATTAagctcaatttttttattaacacagGTAATTATTCTCCTTATTTTCTCTtgcatttcaatttaattaaatttttttgtcaatttcaACACTAAAGGTGTAGTTCTAAGCACTAAAGgtttatctaaaatttgttcattgtgttggaaaaatggaatttttccttaaaagtTATGTGCACAAATGTACTAGTTTGTTGAAATGAACGAAATATGAACCTTTAGAATGATTTCGGTTTTGTTCTTGTGCGGCTAATCACCTTAACATTTTGTCCAGTTTTCAAATTGGGGAtccaattattttcttcttagtTCTTGCAAGGTCGATCTTCTTTGTTGGCCGAGGGCTTTGCACCTATGCTTCCATTGATGTTATCGCAGCCAACACAGTCGATTTGGGTCTTTTAATACTTGATTCTTTGAGGACAAGTAACATGTTTGCTTCATGGACATTTGTTGGAGCAAAGACTTTAGTAGATAATAATGCTACTTCTGAGGTTAGCTTGACTTTGATGCTCTGTTTTTGTATGCATTTAGTTACTGTACAATTTTTGTTGCAAAGGCCTTATCTGCTTAGCTTAGTTTTGCTTACTcaattagttataattttttgaatttggctGTGGTTTTTTGCAAAATTTCTTTCCAATCCATATTAGTTCACCTTTCTAACCAACTTGGATATAAAGACTGCGTCTATTGGCTGTGGTTTTTTGCAAAATGTCGTTCCAAtccattttatatattattaatctttcATTTGCAATTGGTATCGTATGAATAGCttcaatattgaaattttaatgagTTTTTGAAGCTAGCTGT encodes:
- the LOC102610896 gene encoding cytochrome P450 93B2-like, whose protein sequence is MTLQPLIFYASLFILSALVLKAIKHSRRLPPSPWALPIVGHLHLLGPSLHHSFHKLSTRYGPLMSIRIGSVLGVVTSSPDVTKELLKTNDVTFAARNSSAAIECLTYNSSFAFAPNGPYWQFMKKLTTVELLGSRTLLQFLPIRTNELHELIRFLFEKSKSGGSVNITDELLKFTNNIISQMMLSIRCSGKGGQAEECRTLAREVTEIFGEFNSSDIIWIFKSFDIQGFRRRFKDIHRRFDSLLENIITNREKLRKEKKESEEKVKDLLDILLDVLENQNSEIKLTRDHIKALFLDFLTAGTDTSSMTVEWALAELINHPMVLQKAQQEIDQVFGRNRLVQESDVPHLPYIQAIIKESFRLHPPIPLLNRRALEDCKIGNYIIPKGTLLFVNLWSMGRDPKIWKNPLEFQPERFLSQ